In Sphingopyxis macrogoltabida, the sequence GACAGCGGGAAAGCGTCGTCTCGGTCATATGTCCTCCGTTCAGGCCGAGGCAAACATGCGTTCGATGTCGCCTGAGGTAATCGGCCGGCGCGCCTTGCCGATCGCGTCCATGCTGTCGGTCTTGAGCCCGCCGAGATTGTGCCGTGGGCTGACGTCGACATCCTTGCCCAGCTCGCGCAAATGCCCGACGGTGCAATTCTCCCGCCCGCCGTTCAGCGCGAAGGCGTCGAAGCTATACTCGCGCATCACATTGAGGTGGGTGATCTTGTCGATGATGGTCTTGTCGAGCCCGTTGACCGACGCCCACAGATATTCGGGGACATTGGGCCACACCGTGTCCGAATGCGGATAATCGCATTCATAGGCGACCATGTCGGTGTTCATATAGTCGAGGTTCTTCACCCCGAACTGGTCGTCGATGAAGCAGCAAATGATGTGCCGCTTGAACAGGTCCGACGGCCGCTCGCCGCCGAAATCGGTGAAGGTCCATTCGTGATGATGTTCGTGCGTGAAATCAGCGCGCTCGAGGAAATAGGGGATCCAGCCGATGCCGCCCTCGCTGAGCGCCATGCGCAGATCGGGGTAGCGCTGCCAGAATTTCGCGAAGGTCCAGTCGGCGGCCGAATTGGCGATCGAGATCGGCATCGCGGTGATCCACGCGTCGATCGGGCTTTCGGGCGAGGGGTGCATCGCGCGCGCGCCGGTGCCGATATGGCAGTTGATCACCATCTTGTAGTCGGAGCAGGCCTTCCAGAAGGGCTCCCAATATTCGTTGTGAATGCTCGGCAGGCCGATGTTGGCCGGATTGTCCGAGAAGCTGACGGCATGGACGCCGAGGTCGCTCATCCGCTTCAGCTCGGCGAGCGTGTCGTCCATGTTCCACATCGGAATGAGGCACATCGGAATGAAGCGGCCGGGCGCGGCGGCGCACCATTCCTGTACATGCCAGTCGTTCCACGCGCGGCAGGCCAGCAGCGCCTCCTCGGGATCCTTCTGCGCCATGGTGACGAAAGTGCCGCCGGCAAAACTCGGCATCGTCGGGAAGTTCAATGAGGCGAGCACGCCATTGGCGTT encodes:
- a CDS encoding amidohydrolase family protein — encoded protein: MQMDDMVIISVDDHAVEPPEAFIRHYPEGKKDRAPRIVQDNGKDIWSWNGQRFPTIGLNAVVGRPRSEYGMEPSAFEQLRPGTYDPKLRVDDMNANGVLASLNFPTMPSFAGGTFVTMAQKDPEEALLACRAWNDWHVQEWCAAAPGRFIPMCLIPMWNMDDTLAELKRMSDLGVHAVSFSDNPANIGLPSIHNEYWEPFWKACSDYKMVINCHIGTGARAMHPSPESPIDAWITAMPISIANSAADWTFAKFWQRYPDLRMALSEGGIGWIPYFLERADFTHEHHHEWTFTDFGGERPSDLFKRHIICCFIDDQFGVKNLDYMNTDMVAYECDYPHSDTVWPNVPEYLWASVNGLDKTIIDKITHLNVMREYSFDAFALNGGRENCTVGHLRELGKDVDVSPRHNLGGLKTDSMDAIGKARRPITSGDIERMFASA